A region of the Drosophila subpulchrella strain 33 F10 #4 breed RU33 chromosome 3L, RU_Dsub_v1.1 Primary Assembly, whole genome shotgun sequence genome:
GCGCCCGGAGTTCTGCCACACGTGTGGCATGGAGTTGGCCAATGCCCAGGACATGAGGCGCCATCTGGAGCAGCACGAGTCCTGTCCCGCTGATGACTGCGACTTTGCGGCCCTGCACAACATCCTGGAACGCCATATTGAAGCCAATCACATCACGGGGGCTTACAAAAAGGTGAAGAAGGTGTGGACGGAGGAAGAATTGGCTGCTTGGAGGGCAGAAAGGAGGAAAAGGTTCGCGGACTTAGTACTTTATTTCTCTTTAAGCATTTAATCACCCATACACATCTTAGATATCCCACAGCGACGAATGTTGAGCTGGCCAGATTGGCAAAGGAGCAGAGACTAAAGCGAGGAGAGCGTCTGGAGGCCTCTAAGTCGCGCTTTGGAAATCGGGAAGATCGCCAGAGGACGCGACCCAAAGGAGATCACAAGGAGCGCTTCGATCccaaaaacaaaaggaaaagGGGAGTTAAGGAAAAGAAGAAACTTGAAGgaagtacaaaaaaaattactgATAAATCAAAGGAAACTAAAGAAGTAAATAAGGCAACTGAAGAAATCCAATGTGATCAAAAAGGAGAGCAGCCCAACTTGAGCTTCACAGAAAATGGCAAATTCCGAGGAACAGGATCAATGAAAGACTACCAGCACGTGAAGCCAAAAGTTCAACAGAAGGACAATGCTTTGTTTGGCCTGCTTGGAATGTATGGGTCAGATAGTGAAGAGGAAAGTGAAGCAGAGTGTGAGGATCAGGATCAGCACAAGGAAGAAACGGATATACCAGATGCACAATTGGGTATCCTCAAAACTGAACCTCCTGAGCGCACAGAAGAGGGTTCAGGCCATGATGGTCTGATACAAAAGTTAGAAACCAATATTGCCATAGAAGATTTGGGCACTGAGGCTTCTCAAGAGGGTTTAAGTACGGATATGCAAACATGTGACGACCCAGTACAAAATGTGGGAAAGTCCCCTCTGGACGACACCTCCATAGAAGAGCGCTGTAATCCAGTATCTTCTTCCATCTTAGAATCAGTTTCTGTTACCAGGGAAGATGCTGGCTCCTCCGACGAAGCTCCAGATGAAGAGCCCTTCCAGCGAACAACGGAAACCATAAGGGAACCAACTCCTCCTAAGGCTGAACCAAAGGAATGTAAGCCCAAAACTGCACCCAAACGAGCTGCCCCAAAGCGAATTTATGGCTTAAACTACAAGAAGGCTCGCAAGCAAACCCAGCAGAACACCATGTTATCCAAACTTCTGGAATCGGAAATACGACATGAACGGAATGTCCTACTGCAGTGCGTGAGACACGTGTGCGAGAGGAATTTCTTTGGCATTGGACAAACTATAGGGAAAGAAAACCTAGTTGCAGCTTGCGATAAGGATGAAGAGAAGCTGGATCCCATTTGTGATAAATCCGTGTAAACATCACCGGATGCATTATAACTATTAGTTACTA
Encoded here:
- the LOC119554877 gene encoding nuclear fragile X mental retardation-interacting protein 1; its protein translation is MEEKVQPKFVLPSPKFDKPNGASKVNHLYLTPSGMTLLTRAKQPPPMYGARGSTVPAKYLAQENFIAQSSAVSVPETPPIYHSPPRPEFCHTCGMELANAQDMRRHLEQHESCPADDCDFAALHNILERHIEANHITGAYKKVKKVWTEEELAAWRAERRKRYPTATNVELARLAKEQRLKRGERLEASKSRFGNREDRQRTRPKGDHKERFDPKNKRKRGVKEKKKLEGSTKKITDKSKETKEVNKATEEIQCDQKGEQPNLSFTENGKFRGTGSMKDYQHVKPKVQQKDNALFGLLGMYGSDSEEESEAECEDQDQHKEETDIPDAQLGILKTEPPERTEEGSGHDGLIQKLETNIAIEDLGTEASQEGLSTDMQTCDDPVQNVGKSPLDDTSIEERCNPVSSSILESVSVTREDAGSSDEAPDEEPFQRTTETIREPTPPKAEPKECKPKTAPKRAAPKRIYGLNYKKARKQTQQNTMLSKLLESEIRHERNVLLQCVRHVCERNFFGIGQTIGKENLVAACDKDEEKLDPICDKSV